AATGAGTTTAGATCCCGGGGTACATTTATGCCCAAATAGCGAAAATTTCTGCCTGTCCAGCGAAAACCATGTCTCTTCCCAAGTTGTTCTATTTCCTGATCAGTGGCAGTTATTCCCATGAGTTCAGATTTATCAAAGTTTACCCGAAAACCTGACAGTGACCCAAAAAGATTTAATTCCTTTATTAGCACCGGCAACGTCACCTGTGGTTTGCCAATGTAGAACAGCAAATCATCCGCAAATAAAGCTATTTTATGCTCTTTTCCTCCCATTCGGACCCCCTGCACTTCCTTCAATGTTCTTATTCGTTGGGCCAGTGGTTCAATGGATATTGCAAATAACAGCGGGgatagggggcatccctgtctggtcccCCTTTGTATGTTCACTGGATCTGACCACCCCCCATTCACTTTAATCCTTGCCTTTGGTTGGTCATATAGCTTTTTCACCCAGCCTACAAAAGTGTTGCCAAATCCCATTGCTAACATTACCTCCCATAAGTAATTCCATTCGaccctatcaaacgccttttcggcgtctattGTTAATAAAGTCATAGAATCTCCCCTCTTTTGTGCCCCCCAGATTAAATTAAGGGTCCTTCTAATGTTGTCTGCCACTTGCCTATGTTTAATGAAGCCAGATTGGTCCTCGTGTATAAAAGATGGTAATATCCCACTCAGCCGGTTTGCCATTATTTTGGCCAAGATTTTGACATCCACATTCAGCAGGGATATTGGTCTAAACGACCCACATAAAGTCGGATCTCTCCCAGGTTTTAACAAAACCGATATCCCTGCCTCCTGCATGCTGGTCGGGAATCCCCTCCCCTCAAAGCTAGCATTCCCCAGCCTGACTAAGAGGGGTCCCAGTTCCTGTTGGAAGATTTTATAATATTTAGCAGTATAACCATCTAGCCCTGGTGATTTCCCACCCTTTAGGCCTCTGATAACTCCCAGCACTTCCTCCAATGTTATTGCTGCTTCCATCTCATCTCTCTGTTGTACCGACACCTTTTGTAATCCAAGTCCCTGTATATAGTCCCTGATGTTTTCTACCGATTCTGTTGATTCCCTTTTATATAGCTTTTTATAAAAGTCCATAAATTGTGTCCTAATTTCCTCATCTTGATGGTAAATCACATCTTTTGGGCCCTTAATTTTAGTGATCGTATTCTTAACTCTTCTATCACGCAAACCCCTAGCTAAGATTTTCCCAGCTTTATTGCTGAACTCGAAAAATTTCTGCTGCATTAATTGTCTATGGAATTCCATGGTTTTCATCTGGATCATCTGCAGTTCCGCTCTCCATCTTTTAAGTTCTGCTAATTGTTGGGGTTTCCCCTCTCTTTGATGTATAGCTTCCATTTTCGCTAGTTGTCTCCGTATTTCTACCTCCCTCTCTGCTCTCTGTTTCTTCTTGTGAGCCCCCTTTTTTATTAAGACCCCCCTCACTACTGCTTTTAAAGCATCCCACATAGTCCCATCTGTTACCTCCCCGGTATCATTTAGTTCTAAGTATTCTTTTATAGTGTTCCTAATTTCCTGGCAATCTAATTCTCCATCTAATAAAGTTTCATTGAGTCTCCAGATTTGTCCTGATCTTTGCTTATTCAACCCATCTAGTGTGACCCACACTGCTGCATGATCAGAGGCATGTATACTCTCTATCTCTGCCTCCTTTacatctccccatatgttccGGCTACCCCAAATTGCATCTATTCTGGCGTATGTGTCCTGTACATGGGCATAGTGTGTATACTGGCGTTGTCCCGGATGCTGTAAACGCCATATGTCTATGACGTCTAATTCGCGCATCAGTCTGAGAAATTGGCGCCCATTATATCCCTCTCTCCCATCCGTCTTATTGGAGTGGTCCATGTTCCCCGCCGCATGGTTGAAGTCTCCCCCCAGCATTACCACTCCTTCTACAAAGGGAATCAGTTCTGCCCGAGTGGTATCAAAGTATCTCCCTTGACCTTTGTTTGGTGCATACATATTTATTAAAGTGATATTGCGGTTATTGACCTTCCCCCTGACTGCAAGGCAACGACCTTCTCTATCTTTATACACAGCCTCTTTAACAAACTGCAAATGTTCTTTCACATAAATCACTAAGCCTCCCGTCTTATTTCCCCTCGTATCAGCCAATGCATACCCCTCCCCCAGCCCTTTGTTCATAATAAGTGCTTCATCTTTCTTCTTAATGTGTGTTTCCTGCAACATTATTATATCATAGTTCAATCTGCGCAGTTCTCTGAAAATTATACTTCTCTTACCCGGATTATTTAACCCATTTACATTCCATGAGCCAATACGTATTCCTCTATTACTCAGTCCTCCCCCgttccccccacctcccaccccccccaatctccccatCAACTGGCAACCACTCTTTCGTGCCAGTATTCCCCTTAAGGAAGCACGTCATCTTCTGAGCTTGACCACCCGGTCCCTTAATCAAATATGCAATCCCTCCCTTATTTATGTTGCTTTACCTCTTCCCTTCTATTTAAAACTCATATATGCATTTACCCCAACAGCACATATATAACTTTTCAACTTGTTTCATCTTCACTCCCACTTACTACAGTGAAAACTTATTCAAAATCTTTGTTCAGTCCTTATCAGCTTCAGGTGGCATCATCTTTCTCCACTGTCTCTCTTGCATTTCGTGCTGGAGGGCGATTCCTCCTCCCTACAGCCAtttgccgagatccctttcttggtcggtgactcctaacgcagaaccttgcattacatagctatagttcgggttcctctttcccacatgcatcactttgcacttgctcacattaaacatcatctgccatttgcctgcaacgcataattaaactgtggactcagttgctggaggatgtggtcaaagcAGATAATATAGAGGGATTCAACAGAGGTTtgaaagtttctggaggaaaagcccataaataGACTTGGGGGTTCCATTGTTCATCACTGGAAAATGAATCATGAGAAATAGATctgctttttgggatctgcctgGCACTTGTGACCAGATCGGTCACTGTTGGAGACTCGATGGAGCTTAGCCCAGCTCAGCATATTGTATAAATTTGCAATCCATAAAATGGTGGACTACTGTGTAACTCCTAAGATTCCTGCCCTTCTATCTGTGAAGCAGAGTCTCCCCAACTCTGTAATACATCAAGGTAAGGTCATCAGGAGTTCATAGGCAGAATTCCAGCAGAAGTTCTTATCTAACATTCCACTTGCAAGCACAGCaacagggaggggtgaagaaggaggTGAAACAAGCCCTAGGGCTATCGTGCAGATTTGTGCCTGTGGGTCGTGAGATTGGTTTTGCAGGAACAAATATAGCCAGATGTTGTTTTTAGATAAGGGGGGCACCGCAGAGACGTGAGAATTGTCACGTACACACAGTTAGATAAAAGAATAAAAGGAATGATTTTTTACCTCAGAAACAGGAACTTTGCTGGCACTGAGAAACGATTTGCTTCCAGGCTGGTCTAGTTCCTCtcacaggaagaaagagactcTTGCTTGTATAACTTATTATTGTTTATAGACTAGGCTGAGAAGTTGACCATGAAACAGTTCTATTTTACTTAAAGCAAGTTCTATTCTTTACCTTCTATGTTCAGGCTAATTTAGTAAGTATATTTTTacgtttattttttattatgtacTTTTTCTCTCGCTAGGAAGAAAAGGCTCCTGATGTTCGGTATGCTTAATGACTTTCGCTTATCGCAATGTCAGCTGCCGAACCAACGTCTTCATTAGGTTTTTAGTTTAATGAAGAAGTTGGTTCGGCAGCTGACATTGCGATAAGCAAAAGCTTTAAGTATACTGAACATCAGAAGCCTTttcctaggagtagcctagtggttagtgcagtggactttgatcctggggaactgagttcgattcccactgcagctccttgtgactctgggcaagtcacttaaccctccattgccctggtacaaaataagtacctgaatatatgtaaaccgctttgaatgtagttgcaaaaacctcagaaaggcggtctatcaagtcccatttccccttccttttccctcctaGCGAGAGAAAAAATACATAATAGAAAATGAACATAAAAATATACTTACTAAATTAGCCTGAACATAGACGGTAAAGAATAGAACTTGCTTTAAGTAAAATATAACTTATTATTGGCAAGTTTGCAATCAGATGTCTATTCTCATATTTACAATAACTAAGCTTCTGTAACAAATGTATGATTGGCTAATTGTGAATCTCTTCATGTGAACTTCAGGATCAGGTAACTCCCAACTTAGTTTATCTGGGGAACAAGTACCCTGAAGGTTTAGCCTTGCATCTCGCAGCCTGTCTGATAAAGAGCAGTTAAAGGGCTAAACGATATCTATGTACAAAGACCAAAaggtgcttttaaatatcaacttgaatataatcatatattctgtattcgtccctggtagtgattagcttggaaatgtattcccaacagggagggggtggaaaatttacaatttatttatacagattttttattgaactcgttaaactgctgttctcctacagtactatacaatgctcttttttttatttatttagaaaaagatgaccctaagaacagtaatgcagagacacataaatggaagctcagtgagaagcctgaagaggaaaagatgttctcagaaagagagaaagaagagacttcgtcctgttctgactggggagaaaagggaaaaaatcaaaataaacaaaaaccttcaacaggaagctcagctccgtgtgaacattgtaccagtaatatcacacaaacagtggaagaacagacaaacccaatgagagttcagaaatgtttgtgtgatggatgtgagatattccttaataatcatttaactctgaaatcacatcagagatccgatactgaagagagaccatatacaggtacggactgtgggaaaaccttcaatcaaaagagagaactacagcaacagcagaaaacatgcataagagagacacactgtataggttctgagtgtgggaaagatttcagtaggaagagagagaaacatgAGAACAATAATACAGAAACTAGAGTGTGTACAACTACAGTAGATGAGAAAACCTTTATCAATAAAGGGAACGTTACAAAATACCAGAAAAATGACACTGATGAGAGATTATCTGCATGTTCTAGTCGtgacaaaagcttcagtcaggaagaaaatgtcataagaaatgcaaaattccacccagaagagatactagtttcaagtgctgaatgtaagaaaaaattCAGCCATAGAGAAACATTCACAGATCATAAAACAGCTCAGACTGGTGAAGAATCAATGACTACTACTAAATCTGAAAAAGTCTTTTGCAGAAAGACAGACCTCTCAAACTACCAGAAAATTGAGCAAAATGAAAGCTTGTGTACTTCTGCTGACAGTAGTACAAGTGCTTGCTGGAAAGGAAACCTCCCAATGcacaagagaatccacaaaggaattaaaccatttaactgtactgagtgtaataaaagtttcaatcagaagggaaacctcaccagacaccagagaattcacacaggaatgaaaccattcatctgcactgagtgtaataaaagcttcagtcagaaggaatACCTCACcaaccaccagagaatccacacaggaattaaaccattcatctgcactgagtgtaataaaagcttcaatcagaagaaatacctcacaaaacaccagagaatccacagaggaatgaaaccattcatctgcactgagtgtaataaaagcttcagtcggaaggaaTACCTCACcaaccaccagagaatccacacaggagtgaaactgtttatctgcactgagtgtaataaaagcttcactcataaaacaagcctcataAAACACCGGATattccacacaggagtgaaaccattcatctgcactgagtgtaataaaagtttcagtcggaagggacacctcacagaacaccagagaatccacaccggaatgaaaccattcatctgcactgagtgtaataaaagcttctctCATAAAATAAGCCTCACACAACacgagagaatccacacaggaattacaccattcatctgcagtgagtgtaataaaagcttcagtcagaagcaatacctcacaatacaccagagaatccacacaggaatgaaaccattcatctgcagtgagtgtaataaaagcttcagtcagaagggacacctcacaaaacaccagagaatccacgctggagtgaagccatttagatgttctgagtgtggtaaaacctTCACTGATAAGGGAAATCTCACAAGGCACCACCAagttcacacaggagtgaagccatttacatgtagtgagtgtggtaaaagcttcagtgacAAACAAACACTCACCATGCACCAGAGTATTCATTCAGGAGTAAAACAATTTCTATGCACTGactgtggaaaaagcttcacaaagaaatacatgataatacaccagagaatccacactggagtgaagccttttgcatgtactgagtgtggtagaaGCTTTACTGTGAAAGAAGCACTCAGAACACactggagaatccacacaggcatcaaaccatttatttgcactgagtgtaataaaagcttcagtcagaagggacagcttacaaaacaccagagaatccatacaggagtgaaaccgttcatctgcactgagtgtaataaaagctttaatCAGAAtgtaaacctcacaatacaccagagaatccacactggagtaaagccttttgcatgtactgagtgtggtagaaGCTTTGCTGTGAAAGAAGCACTCAGAACACACTGGAGCATCCACAAAGGCATCAAACCATTTATTTGCACTGAGTGtaacaaaagcttcagtcagaaaacaagcctcacaatgcaccagagaatccacacaggaattaaaCCATTCAACTGCAGCGAGTGttataaaagcttcagtcagaagcaatacctcacagtacatcagagaatccacacaggaatgaaaccattcatctgcactgagtgtaataaaagcttcagtcagaagcaatacctcacaatacaccagagaatccacactggagtgaagccttttgcatgtactgagtgtggtagaaGCTTTACTGTGAAAGAAGCACTCAgaagacaccagagaatccacacaggcatgaaaccattcatctgcagtgagtgtaataaaagcttcagtcagaaggtaaacctcacaaaacaccagagaatccacacaggagtgaagccatttagatgttctgagtgtggtaaaacctTCACTGAGAAGGGACATCTTGCAAGGCACCACAGagttcacacaggagtgaagccatttgcatgtactgagtgtgataaGACCTTCATTGACAAGGAAACACTCACTATGCACCAGAATAGCCATTGAGgagtaaaagagtaaaaccatttccatgtactgagtgtggcaaaTGCTTCAGGTTGAAGGAATACATgatacaacaccagagaatccacacaggagtgaagccatttaaatgttctgagtgtggtaaaagcttcactgaGAAGGGAAACCTGACAAGGCACCATAACATTCACATGAGAGTGAagtcatttacatgtagtgagtgtggaaaGAGCTTCATTGACAGTGAAACACTcgccatacaccagagaatgcatTCAGGAGGAAAACAATTTCTATGCACTGACTGTGGCAAAAGCGTCACAAAGAAATACATggcaatacaccagagaatccacagcggagtgaagccatttacatgcactgagtgtaataaaagcttctgttAGAACGTAAACCTCAAgaacctatagaaatgataagtagtagtagtagaaaccacTGAATGATCCACACAGGAAGGTATATGTAAATttctaggagtggaggaagaaaCGACTAAAAAGCTGCAATGGCTGAGAGAAAAAAATCAGTAGTGACTATTACGCACGTCAGAAAATTATTTCTGTTTTTGGTGCATGGcggaaaccaggcagtaatcgtcattctacgcacgtacaccattactacccggttaacgcttgagaccctaccactaagtcaatgggtggcggtaaggtgtcaggcccaaaatggacgtgtgccaatttttattttgatgacgtcaaggactgctttatggagcagctggttcaggaaccaacaagaggaggaacaattctagacctagtgcttagtggagcatgatctggttcaggaggtaatggtgctggggccgcttgataacagtgatcataacatgatcagatttgatataagctctgtagtaagtacacacaggaaatccaatatgttagcatttaactttcaaaaaggagactatgataaaatgagaaaaagggcgaaaaaaaacttagaggagcagctgcaaaggtgaaaaattacatgggggggggggggggggcagagcaataTGGCTGAGAGGACACAGGAGAATCTGCTCTATCGTGCCTTCTAAGCATAAGGGTAAGGTGAGGTTTTATTCCCCTGAAGCCACCTCTACCCCTCTTGGTCAACTGAAATTGGATTCATTTGTGCTCCCGCAGagggcaggaaatgagggtgagaTCCCAGCTCAGCACTGGACGCAGGGAGAGTCCCAGCATTCGGGAGAGACATCTTTGTTCCCCTCAGACCAGGTTGCTCCACCACTTCGACAACAGCAGACTATAGAGGAGGCTGTGAAGACTCCGAAGAAAAAGATGTGACGTCTTCAGCAGCCGCTGTGGGGGATTCTCCTGGGTCAAATCACCGGGCCTTGTTTCTGACTATCCCTTTTTGCTGGATGGATATTTTGGTTTGTTCACCCACTGGCACCCTTGGATCGTAATCCAAAATTACAACCCATTGATCCCATTACAATCTGCTACTAAAGGATTGCTGGAAGTACCCTCATCTAGGTTTATTAAGCTTACCATCTATCGAGAGTCTGGACCAActttatggaatgctctaccggaTTCAGTTTGCAATACATCATCttatttggcttccagaaaactACTTTGAAAGCACATTATTTTGTACAAGTTTTCCCTAGATGAGGATGTTGACAGTACGCTCATAGTATACTCAGATATTATATATTATCAGATTTGGTatttgatctacaaaactgtccactctgcagacttcacttacctaagaaccaaatggtggaactccttaccacccacaataagaaaaatacaggaatatactagattctgcaaaatcctcaaatcgttcctattcaaacaaaccttcaCAAAGAACGATCATATctcaacaattaattattacctaaaGTGGTTATTACTCAATTTACCATTAacgttctctttgcttcatgtacaatttctcattcataatagattttctaaatgttaaacatccatagctatcccagtatgtttatgacatTGTATTGTAAAGTtgaattcttacaacaaattactttcttatgcattattctttgttatgtatcttatacagtttattgtaagccacatcgaaccaaacttgtttgggataatgtgggatataaatgtcataaagaaATAAATCCATAATTTGCTCCTTtggactacaaaaatgtattttctcgCTGTTTTCGTTGTTGAGTGTGATTCCTTTTACCTTCAGGTGGGTCTCCCTTCTGGATAACCTGTACCCGTATGTTTTAGGATCGGCTGAGACAAACTCTGTGATATGCTCACCCCTAGAGATCTCACTCTTTAATTCACTTAAATAGTCACCCAAAGGAGGATTCCAtttaccctccttgctcacaaaaATCAGAGTCTTGATAAGGACAGTGCTCTTGTAAAGCGTGATGAGCCCTGTACAGTTCTAACCTGCTTGCGTAGTTGTAAAAGAGGCTATGAAGATGTTAGTATTACCCGGTGGTGCACAAAATTCCTTTGTGCGCTTCCAGGTGCTGCATCATCGTCTATAAGATCACAAGACGACACGGTGTCTTCAGGGGGAAACAGGTGCATATAGAGCTCATCAGGGTCTCTTGTGATTCTTGTGGCAGGTAGATTTCTTCCTTGGCCAAACTTCCCCCACAAAGAGTTTAAGAACAGTTTTGTAATTTGTCATTTTGCAGGGTTCACGGTTATCTGATCAGCACGTAAAAGCACACTTTCTTTCTGATAGAAATCATCTATGTACCTGTTTTGTTGTTCAGCATCAGTACACCGCTGAGGAAACCCCGATGCTTCCTGCTTTGGACGCAGATGCATGCTTATGTATTCTCAAAGAGGTGTGTAGACACATGCAACACAACAGAAACATGAGTTTACCATGCAGCCTAACAGGAGGGAACAACTTGGCTTATACAAGCCCGAAATAATCGAAGGGTCCAAAATTTTCATAGATGATTTGGGGGTGACCAATAGGATATTCTTTAGTTTTATTGACAAAAAGGGTGTCTCGTGGAACTAAAGGTTTGGCTAACGCGGCTCTGCTCAGAAAGGCCGCATGTTCCCTATCTGTTTTAACCAAACTGTCCCACTCATGCTCTGAAAAATTTACAACCTTAAACCCTTTCTCTTTTAGGTAATCTGCCTTGCACTGTATTTTGTAGTTGAGTCTTTTTCAGAAGTTCTTTTTGTAAATCAAAAGTTGTAATCATGTTCTAGCTTGTACCGTCATGTGAAAGGTTCTCTTTCATCAAGCATCATGCTCTCAACACCGTAGTACTTTTCCTCAGGCATTTCCCCCACATAGTTTTGATTTTCCATGGTGTTAAAAAAGTGCTACCTTCAAAGGCCATGGCTTGCGGGAGCTTGGTAAGCTTCATGGGCAGAAATTTTAGAGAATCTATGAAGTGAATGACCAGCGCATCAACTCTGATTTATGAAAGCTTACCACATTGCGCTAACAAACTCATATCCATCGTTTCCTGCAACAGCTGACTGATGATGAAATAACCATCGTAGCCTTTTGAATTCTGAGCTATGAAAGTGTAGTCCTTGAACCGCTTGTCAATGAAACAACTTACGAACTCAGACAGTTCACCCCCTTGGATTCCCAGTCATGCTAACGGTAAAGATCCATTGTAAAGATGTAGTTGGGGATGTGTAACCCTGTCTCCTGCATATATTCACAGTTTTAAATTATATACCTTTCATGTGTTTTACGTCTAGCCAACCTTGTCATATAGCATAAGTGTTATTCGCCTTTCAGTACAGGATCACCGCACTGCAAACATGACTttgcatttgtgctttttttctgtgtaaGAGTCGCACTTATTGCAAAATATTTTAGACAAGCATTCTCTCTCATTTTTGGATGTCAGGTTTGTATCTTGTTTTATACGTTCCTTACAGCCGGCAGTTAGGACACTTAGGACACCTCTCTCTACCACTGCCCGAACTGCACATGTGTTAGATAAACAAAGGTGACAGCATAATTTGCACGTATGGTTATGGCTGGTAAGGTGTTTACAGAAATGTTTCCTTACTATAGAACTGTTTGATATCAAAGATACCGTCAAAATGATCATGATGGAACAGCTGACAGTTGCTTGTTTTAAAAAGATACCAGCcatttctgggcaagtcacttaaccctccattgccccatgtaagccgcattgagcctgccatgagtgggaaagcgcggggtacaaatataataatatatatatttatacgaTGTAGGACTCATACGTtgtgggccatctagcccagtatcctgtttccaacagtggccaagccagatcacaaatacctggcagaaacccaaatagtggcaacattgcGTGCTACCAATcttagggcaagcagtagctttcccatgtctgtctcaatagcagactatgggcttttcctccaggaacttgtccaaactctttttaaacccagatatgctaaccactgttaccacatcctctggcaaagagttccacagcttaattatttgGTTGAGTGAACAAAATCGttgcttctatttgttttaaaagtacagtgcactccatttagtgcacgtcggataagcgcatgctctgtttaacagcatgccgtactttggtcccgtttttggcaccatcaatttctatttatttatttattgcatttgtatcccacattatcccacctatttgcaggctcaatgtggcttacatagttgtgttatgacattgtcacgccggaatatcagatacagttagtagtgtgcagagattgagtaagggaggaaagaggaagtaaTTAGGCGAGTGATTGTGGGAGTAGATTTTCATAGCTGGTTGGGTTGGTAAAGTGGGCCATTGAAGCTgttggttctctttgtaggctttgttgaagaggtgtgtcttcagagatttgcgaaagttatttgtatCGGCGATTGATTTCAgatctgtgggtagagcattccatatctatgtgctcgtgtaagagaaggtggtggcatgcatcagcttgtattttagtcctttacagctggggaagtgtaaattgagaaatttgcgggatgttcttgtggcgtttctgggtggtaggtccactaggttcaaCATGTAGGTAGGGGCGTCTGTGtgcatgattttgtgtacaatcgtatatatcttgaacgcaatgcgttccttaagtgggagccagtgcagtttctctctaaggggttttgcactatggggacaaacttcggtttagcccaccactgataagtgcaagattcgcttatatgcatggttcaagactgctcctctgTAGGAAACACTCCGCATAaccgcgcgcatggaatatggaagctgattggcacatgacaaccaa
This genomic interval from Microcaecilia unicolor chromosome 1, aMicUni1.1, whole genome shotgun sequence contains the following:
- the LOC115467914 gene encoding gastrula zinc finger protein XlCGF26.1-like, which translates into the protein MEPLAIAIGSNIDISGVEVGGQEYKLAMFADDILLSLTKPLISMPNLLKLLAEYSAVSGFKLNMAKSEAMAIGIPHPNLQALQQVFSFSFSRKEYLTNHQRIHTGVKLFICTECNKSFTHKTSLIKHRIFHTGVKPFICTECNKSFSRKGHLTEHQRIHTGMKPFICTECNKSFSHKISLTQHERIHTGITPFICSECNKSFSQKQYLTIHQRIHTGMKPFICSECNKSFSQKGHLTKHQRIHAGVKPFRCSECGKTFTDKGNLTRHHQVHTGVKPFTCSECGKSFSDKQTLTMHQSIHSGVKQFLCTDCGKSFTKKYMIIHQRIHTGVKPFACTECGRSFTVKEALRTHWRIHTGIKPFICTECNKSFSQKGQLTKHQRIHTGVKPFICTECNKSFNQNVNLTIHQRIHTGVKPFACTECGRSFAVKEALRTHWSIHKGIKPFICTECNKSFSQKTSLTMHQRIHTGIKPFNCSECYKSFSQKQYLTVHQRIHTGMKPFICTECNKSFSQKQYLTIHQRIHTGVKPFACTECGRSFTVKEALRRHQRIHTGMKPFICSECNKSFSQKVNLTKHQRIHTGVKPFRCSECGKTFTEKGHLARHHRVHTGVKPFACTECDKTFIDKETLTMHQNSH